A stretch of Lathyrus oleraceus cultivar Zhongwan6 chromosome 6, CAAS_Psat_ZW6_1.0, whole genome shotgun sequence DNA encodes these proteins:
- the LOC127098136 gene encoding protein RDM16 isoform X2, with product MQKELSEKLKRIPQLNKGSTSNLRESTNLGLKTESTAPSLSAGVASRPATSASSGSVANMPIFPTAAANPPASGTNVAGVATATNFEAVRRAQELAARMGFRHDPQFAPLINMFPGQIVTPDGTIPQKPTKAPVLRLDAQGREIDEHGNVVNVTKPSNLSTLKVNINKQKKDAFEILKPVLEVDPESNPHFDERMGIDKTKLLRPKRMNFLFVEEGKWSRDAESIKLKSKFGEAQAKEQKAKQAQLAKAKAAPDINPNLIEITERVVIKEKLKDQIPEIEWWDVALLHSGNYGDIANGTIGEDKLKIEKITFYVEHPRPIEPPAEPAPPPPQPLKLTKQEQKKLRTQRRIAKEKERQEMIRQGVIEPPKPKVKMSNLMKVLGTEATQDPTRLEKEVRNAAAEREQAHIDRNIARKLTPAELREKKERKLFDDPNTLDTLVSLYRINDLSHPKARFRVDVNAQENRLTGCSVICDGISVVVVEGGSKSIKRYGKLMLRRINWSDFSKEKEDDEDSDDDKPVNKCVLVWQGSIAKPSFNRFSVHDCITEAAARKVFVDAGVPHYWDQAVNYVDDEAA from the exons ATGCAAAAAGAGTTGTCAGAAAAGCTAAAGAGAATTCCTCAG TTGAATAAGGGTTCTACCTCAAATTTGCGAGAAAGCACAAATTTGGGTCTCAAGACTGAATCTACAGCGCCCTCTCTTAGTGCTGGAGTGGCATCAAGACCTGCCACCTCAGCTTCTTCAGGTTCTGTTGCCAATATGCCAATTTTTCCTACTGCTGCTGCAAACCCTCCAGCTAGTGGTACTAATGTTGCTGGTGTTGCAACTGCAACCAACTTTGAAGCTGTCAGACGCGCTCAGGAGCTTGCTGCCAGGATGGGATTCCGTCACGATCCACAATTTGCCCCTCTAATAAATATGTTTCCTGGCCAGATTGTAACACCAGATGGTACTATCCCTCAGAAACCAACAAAGGCTCCTGTTCTTCGTCTTGACGCCCAGGGACGGGAAATAGATGAACATGGAAATGTTGTTAATGTAACTAAGCCAAGCAACCTTAGCACATTAAAG GTCAACATTAATAAACAGAAGAAGGATGCATTTGAAATACTAAAACCTGTATTGGAAGTTGATCCTGAATCTAATCCTCATTTTGATGAGAGGATGGGTATCGACAAAACAAAGCTCCTGCGGCCCAAGAGGATGAATTTTCTATTTGTGGAGGAAGGAAAATGGTCAAGAGATGCTGAATCAATAAAATTGAAG AGTAAATTTGGAGAAGCTCAAGCAAAAGAGCAGAAGGCCAAACAAGCACAACTAGCAAAGGCAAAGGCTGCTCCTGATATAAATCCGAACTTAATAGAGATAACAGAGAGAGTTGTAATAAAAGAAAAACTGAAGGACCAAATTCCCGAAATTGAGTGGTG GGACGTGGCACTTCTGCATTCTGGAAATTATGGTGACATTGCCAACGGAACCATAGGTGAAGACAAACTGAAAATTGAAAAAATCACCTTTTATGTGGAGCATCCTCGTCCCATTGAACCACCTGCTGAGCCTGCCCCTCCACCACCTCAACCCCTCAAGCTAACCAAACAGGAGCAGAAGAAACTCAGGACCCAAAGACGAATAGCTAAGGAGAAAGAGCGGCAGGAGATGATTAGACAGGGTGTCATTGAACCGCCAAAACCAAAGGTCAAGATGAGCAATTTAATGAAAGTACTAGGAACTGAAGCAACTCAAGATCCCACTAGGCTTGAAAAGGAAGTACGTAATGCAGCTGCTGAGCGTGAGCAGGCTCACATAGATAGGAATATTGCACGCAAGCTTACTCCTGCTGAGCTGCGTGAGAAGAAGGAAAGAAAGCTGTTTGATGACCCAAATACATTGGACACACTTGTCTCACTTTACAGGATTAATGATCTCTCTCATCCAAAGGCCCGCTTTAGAGTTGATGTTAATGCTCAAGAAAACCGTTTGACTGGATGTTCTGTGATTTGTGATGGTATTAGTGTTGTTGTGGTTGAAGgtggaagcaagtcaattaagAGGTATGGGAAACTTATGCTTAGGCGTATCAATTGGAGTGATTTTTCAAAAGAGAAAGAAGACGACGAAGATTCAGATGATGACAAGCCTGTCAATAAATGTGTTCTGGTATGGCAAGGAAGTATTGCCAAACCAAGTTTCAATAGGTTCAGCGTTCACGATTGCATCACTGAAGCAGCTGCTAGGAAAGTTTTTGTGGATGCTGGAGTTCCTCATTATTGGGACCAAGCTGTCAACTACGTTGATGACGAAGCTGCTTGA
- the LOC127098136 gene encoding protein RDM16 isoform X1, which translates to MDDRDKSERRTRDRHSERDRDHKHHRSRHDSDDHRHHRSDRNAKHEHKTREDREGSRDRVYDRDEREGSKGRSKVKRDEERENSVEPRHSHSHKRKDREHSEDRDLEDKRIRVSEEKREVKKERRKFGDKVKKDEDYNNEPKVKEEVTNGAHGFASSEDNASVHNGVVVGSPAVVHASVPETSLPPPPPIPIKVSSISTTNENKGVSITRSHEVTGKSSTDGSSSTAGKPGSLSIDALAKAKKALQMQKELSEKLKRIPQLNKGSTSNLRESTNLGLKTESTAPSLSAGVASRPATSASSGSVANMPIFPTAAANPPASGTNVAGVATATNFEAVRRAQELAARMGFRHDPQFAPLINMFPGQIVTPDGTIPQKPTKAPVLRLDAQGREIDEHGNVVNVTKPSNLSTLKVNINKQKKDAFEILKPVLEVDPESNPHFDERMGIDKTKLLRPKRMNFLFVEEGKWSRDAESIKLKSKFGEAQAKEQKAKQAQLAKAKAAPDINPNLIEITERVVIKEKLKDQIPEIEWWDVALLHSGNYGDIANGTIGEDKLKIEKITFYVEHPRPIEPPAEPAPPPPQPLKLTKQEQKKLRTQRRIAKEKERQEMIRQGVIEPPKPKVKMSNLMKVLGTEATQDPTRLEKEVRNAAAEREQAHIDRNIARKLTPAELREKKERKLFDDPNTLDTLVSLYRINDLSHPKARFRVDVNAQENRLTGCSVICDGISVVVVEGGSKSIKRYGKLMLRRINWSDFSKEKEDDEDSDDDKPVNKCVLVWQGSIAKPSFNRFSVHDCITEAAARKVFVDAGVPHYWDQAVNYVDDEAA; encoded by the exons ATGGATGACAGAGACAAATCCGAGAGGCGAACCAGAGATCGACACTCCGAACGCGACCGCGACCACAAGCATCATCGGAGCCGGCACGACTCCGATGACCACCGTCATCATCGGTCGGACCGGAATGCCAAACACGAACACAAAACCAGAGAAGACCGAGAAGGAAGCAGAGATAGGGTATATGACAGAGACGAAAGAGAGGGTAGCAAAGGTAGGTCCAAAGTGAAGCGCGATGAAGAGAGGGAAAATTCAGTGGAGCCGCGACACTCGCATTCTCACAAACGGAAGGATAGGGAACACAGTGAAGATCGGGATTTGGAGGATAAGAGAATTAGGGTTTCTGAAGAGAAGAGGGAAGTGAAGAAGGAACGTAGGAAGTTTGGTGATAAAGTGAAGAAAGATGAAGATTATAATAATGAGCCCAAGGTTAAGGAGGAAGTTACCAATGGTGCCCATGGCTTTGCCTCTTCCGAAGATAACGCTTCTGTGCATAAC GGAGTTGTGGTGGGATCTCCTGCTGTGGTGCATGCTAGTGTGCCAGAGACATCTTTGCCCCCTCCTCCTCCCATTCCTATAAAGGTATCTTCAATTTCTACCACAAATGAAAATAAGGGCGTTAGTATTACCAGGTCTCATGAGGTTACTGGAAAATCTAGTACAGATGGGTCTTCTTCAACTGCTGGAAAACCTGGAAGCCTCTCTATTGACGCCTTAGCTAAGGCTAAGAAGGCTTTACAAATGCAAAAAGAGTTGTCAGAAAAGCTAAAGAGAATTCCTCAG TTGAATAAGGGTTCTACCTCAAATTTGCGAGAAAGCACAAATTTGGGTCTCAAGACTGAATCTACAGCGCCCTCTCTTAGTGCTGGAGTGGCATCAAGACCTGCCACCTCAGCTTCTTCAGGTTCTGTTGCCAATATGCCAATTTTTCCTACTGCTGCTGCAAACCCTCCAGCTAGTGGTACTAATGTTGCTGGTGTTGCAACTGCAACCAACTTTGAAGCTGTCAGACGCGCTCAGGAGCTTGCTGCCAGGATGGGATTCCGTCACGATCCACAATTTGCCCCTCTAATAAATATGTTTCCTGGCCAGATTGTAACACCAGATGGTACTATCCCTCAGAAACCAACAAAGGCTCCTGTTCTTCGTCTTGACGCCCAGGGACGGGAAATAGATGAACATGGAAATGTTGTTAATGTAACTAAGCCAAGCAACCTTAGCACATTAAAG GTCAACATTAATAAACAGAAGAAGGATGCATTTGAAATACTAAAACCTGTATTGGAAGTTGATCCTGAATCTAATCCTCATTTTGATGAGAGGATGGGTATCGACAAAACAAAGCTCCTGCGGCCCAAGAGGATGAATTTTCTATTTGTGGAGGAAGGAAAATGGTCAAGAGATGCTGAATCAATAAAATTGAAG AGTAAATTTGGAGAAGCTCAAGCAAAAGAGCAGAAGGCCAAACAAGCACAACTAGCAAAGGCAAAGGCTGCTCCTGATATAAATCCGAACTTAATAGAGATAACAGAGAGAGTTGTAATAAAAGAAAAACTGAAGGACCAAATTCCCGAAATTGAGTGGTG GGACGTGGCACTTCTGCATTCTGGAAATTATGGTGACATTGCCAACGGAACCATAGGTGAAGACAAACTGAAAATTGAAAAAATCACCTTTTATGTGGAGCATCCTCGTCCCATTGAACCACCTGCTGAGCCTGCCCCTCCACCACCTCAACCCCTCAAGCTAACCAAACAGGAGCAGAAGAAACTCAGGACCCAAAGACGAATAGCTAAGGAGAAAGAGCGGCAGGAGATGATTAGACAGGGTGTCATTGAACCGCCAAAACCAAAGGTCAAGATGAGCAATTTAATGAAAGTACTAGGAACTGAAGCAACTCAAGATCCCACTAGGCTTGAAAAGGAAGTACGTAATGCAGCTGCTGAGCGTGAGCAGGCTCACATAGATAGGAATATTGCACGCAAGCTTACTCCTGCTGAGCTGCGTGAGAAGAAGGAAAGAAAGCTGTTTGATGACCCAAATACATTGGACACACTTGTCTCACTTTACAGGATTAATGATCTCTCTCATCCAAAGGCCCGCTTTAGAGTTGATGTTAATGCTCAAGAAAACCGTTTGACTGGATGTTCTGTGATTTGTGATGGTATTAGTGTTGTTGTGGTTGAAGgtggaagcaagtcaattaagAGGTATGGGAAACTTATGCTTAGGCGTATCAATTGGAGTGATTTTTCAAAAGAGAAAGAAGACGACGAAGATTCAGATGATGACAAGCCTGTCAATAAATGTGTTCTGGTATGGCAAGGAAGTATTGCCAAACCAAGTTTCAATAGGTTCAGCGTTCACGATTGCATCACTGAAGCAGCTGCTAGGAAAGTTTTTGTGGATGCTGGAGTTCCTCATTATTGGGACCAAGCTGTCAACTACGTTGATGACGAAGCTGCTTGA